The following proteins are encoded in a genomic region of Anser cygnoides isolate HZ-2024a breed goose chromosome 13, Taihu_goose_T2T_genome, whole genome shotgun sequence:
- the BRS3 gene encoding bombesin receptor subtype-3, whose translation MSRVYLHSSNQTLCASTNGTELKSIIDNETTSEKWTEDSFPGLEILCTIYVTYAVIISVGLLGNAILIKVFFKIKSMQTVPNIFITSLAFGDLLLLLTCVPVDATRYIVDTWIFGRIGCKLLSFIQLTSVGVSVFTLTVLSADRYRAIVKPLELQTSDALLKTCCKAGSVWIVSMIFAIPEAVFSDLYSFSNPEKNVTFEACAPYPVSEKILQEAHSLVCFLVFYIVPLAVISVYYFLIARTLYKSTFNMPAEEHGHARKQIESRKRVAKTVLVLVALFAFCWLPNHILYLYRSFTYHSSVDASTFHLIATIFSRALAFSNSCVNPFALYWLSKSFRQHFKKQVSCCKAKLRTKPPSATQSNSPTRALSITGSTHGSEISVTLLTDYSITKEEESV comes from the exons ATGTCTCGGGTATACTTGCATTCATCTAATCAGACTTTGTGTGCATCTACAAATGGTACAGAACTGAAATCAATCATTGATAATGAAACCACAAGTGAAAAATGGACTGAAGACTCCTTTCCAGGATTAGAAATACTGTGCACAATTTACGTTACATATGCTGTGATCATTTCAGTGGGTCTCCTTGGAAATGCTATACTCATCAAAGTCTTTTTCAAGATTAAATCAATGCAGACGGTTCCAAACATCTTCATCACCAGCCTGGCGTTTGGAGACCTACTGCTTTTATTAACTTGTGTGCCTGTAGATGCAACACGTTACATTGTGGATACCTGGATCTTCGGAAGAATTGGGTGCAAGCTGCTGTCTTTCATCCAGTTAACCTCAGTTGGAGTATCAGTGTTCACACTGACTGTTCTCAGTGCTGACAG GTACAGAGCCATTGTTAAGCCCTTGGAACTGCAGACCTCAGATGCGCTCCTGAAGACCTGCTGTAAAGCTGGCTCTGTCTGGATTGTCTCCATGATATTTGCTATTCCAGAGGCCGTTTTTTCAGACCTGTATTCTTTCAGTAATCCTgagaaaaatgtaacttttgAGGCATGTGCCCCCTATCCTGTATCTGAGAAGATACTGCAGGAAGCTCACTCCCTGGTTTGCTTCTTAGTGTTCTACATTGTGCCATTAGCTGTCATTTCTGTCTATTATTTTCTCATTGCCAGAACTTTATATAAAAGTACATTCAACATGCCAGCAGAAGAACACGGTCACGCCCGTAAGCAG ATTGAATCCCGCAAGAGAGTTGCAAAAACAGTGCTGGTGCTTGTTGCTTTGTTTGCCTTTTGCTGGTTGCCTAACCACATCCTCTACCTATACCGCTCCTTTACATACCATTCTTCTGTAGATGCTTCCACCTTTCATCTGATAGCTACTATTTTTTCCCGTGCATTGGCCTTCAGCAATTCTTGTGTCAACCCTTTTGCTCTTTATTGGCTGAGTAAAAGTTTCcggcaacattttaaaaagcaagtctCATGCTGCAAGGCAAAACTTCGTACAAAGCCTCCCAGTGCTACCCAAAGCAATTCACCTACCAGAGCCCTGTCAATCACAGGCAGCACACACGGCTCAGAAATCAGTGTTACACTGCTAACAGATTACAGTATcacaaaagaagaggaaagtgTTTAG